GTTCTTAAGGTATCAGGGGTATATTTTGATAAAACATCAGCCAAATCTAATATCTTCTTTACAGATTTTTCACTCGTAAATGGTGGACTTAAAAAGCTTAACGTTTCAAGTTTTAACCCACGCTTTAGCATATACCAACCTGCCACAGGGCTATCTATTCCTCCACTTAAAAGTAAAATTGCCTTACCCGAAACACCAACCGGGAGTCCTCCATACAATCTTTCCTTACCAACAAAGATAAAAGCTTCCTTTTCTTTTATCTCAATTCCAACTGTTATATCGGGATTATGAACATCAACATTTAAATTGTCAAATTCTTCAAGTACGTAAGCACCAATATATGCACTCAACTCATTAGAAGTCATTGGAAATTCTTTAAAAGACCTTTTCGTTTGAACCTTAAAAGTTTTCTTTCCTTTTATATTCAAACTCAACAATTTTTTTACAGCCTCTTTTATTTCATCAATGTCATGACTTACCGCATATGCATAACTAAAATTTTGTATCCCAAACACATATTTTAATCTTTCTTTTATTTCCAAAAATGACATATTTTTTAACCTTATAATTATTCTTCCATACCTTTTACTTATTTCAGGCGGTCTTGCAATCTTTCTTATATTATCAATAAGTTTTTTTTCAAAATATCCCCTATTTTTCCCTTTTAATCCTATTTCAAAATACCTTACTACAACTACTGGCTCCATTTGAAGCCTCCTTTCTGGTAATATTCTATCACATCTAAACGATTTTGTTTAAGTAACTTATAACTTCTTCCAATTCTTGTATTTTCCTATCCACTTCTTCTACGTCTTCTGAAAAAATCGCACTTTTTACACATGTCTCAAGATGTGAATTTAAAACCTGAACATTTGCTTTTTTCAAAAGGGCAATCGTTGCAAGAATTTGCTTTGAAATATCTATACAATATCTGTTATCTTCTACCATCTTTATTACCGCCTCAACTTGCCCTTTGGCATTCTTCAATGTTCTTAACGCATCCTTATGCTTCACATAACCAACCTCCTTCCCTTAAATTATACCATGAAAAAAACTCTCTGCATTCGCAGAGAGTTTTACACATAAGCACCTAAAAATTGACTTTTATACAATTCTGCATAAAAACCATTTTTATTCATCAGCTGCTCATGTGTACCTTTTTCGATTATTTTTCCTTCATTCATTACCAAAATCATATCCGCATCTTTAATAGTCGATAATCTATGTGCAATAACAAAATTAGTTCTACTATGCATCAATCTTTTCATAGCACTCTGAATATATTTCTCAGTCAACGTATCCACATTACTAGTAGCTTCGTCTAAAATTAAAATATCTGGATCCACTACAAAAGCCCTTGCTATCGTTATAAGCTGTTTCTCCCCTTGAGAAATATTTGAAGCTTCTTCATTAATAACGGCATCATATCCTCCAGGCAATGCCATTATAAAGTGATGAGCATGTGCTAACTTTGCAGCATTTATTATTTCTTCTTCAGTGGCATTATCTTTACCATATGCAATATTTTCCCTAATAGTACCATTAAACAACCAAGTGTCTTGTAAAACCATCCCAAAGAACCTTCTCAAATTATTTTTTCTCAATTTCCTTATATCCACACCATCTATGGTAATTCTTCCCTTTTGTATCTCGTAAAACCTCATCAATAAATTCACAAGAGTTGTTTTTCCGGCACCTGTTGGCCCAACAATGGCAATAGTCTGACCACTTTTCACATCAATATTTAAGTCTTCAATTAATTTTTTGTCTTTACTATAACTAAAATAAACATTTTCAAATTTCACATTTTCTTCAACAGACTTCAATTCTATGGCATTCTCTGGATCAGGTTCTTCTTCTTTCTCATCTAAAATTTCAAAAACTCTTTCCGATGCTGCAAGAGTTGACTGAATCATGTTCATTATATTTGCAACTTGAGAAATAGGTTGATTAAATTGTTGAGAGTATTGAATAAATGCCTGCACATCACCAAGTTGGATAATGCGTTTCGTCACCATTATTCCACCCATTATCGAAACTATAACATACCCCAAATTACCAACAAATCTCATAATAGGCATAGTTATTCCAGAAACAAATTGTGCCTTCCAAGCAGAACCATATAACTTTTCGTTATACTCCTCAAATCTTTTAATACTTTCTTCTTCCATGTTATATCCTTTTACAACAATTAATCCGCCAAACATCTCTTCGACATGTCCGTTTACATTTCCAAGAAATTTTTGCTGATTTTTAAAATATTTCTGAGATTTCTTTACTATAAGTACTATCAATGATATGCTGATAGGTAGTGTAACCATTGTAACCAAAGTAAGCAAAGGACTAATAGTAAGCATCATTATAATAACACCAACTATTGTAACTATAGAAGTAATAAGTTGCGTCAAACTTTGATTTAAAGTGTTACTAATTAAATCCACATCATTTGTTACTCTACTTAAAATTTCACCATGTGTTCTTGAATCATAAAACCTCAATGGAAGTTTTGAAAGTTTTTCCATAACTTCCGTCCTTAATTTTTTTACAACCTTTTGTGACACACCTGCCATTATATATTGCTGTATATACATAAATAACGCAAATAATCCATACAAAATTCCCACTTCAATCAAAATTTTTAGTATACCTTGGAGATCTATTTTTGCCCTAGGAAATATTTTTCTTGCAAGAAATCCCTGAAACAACTTAGTTGTTGCCTTCCCCAAAACTTTTGGAGCAATAATACTAAATATTGTTCCAGTTATTGCAAGTGCAAATACAATTATCAAAGGAATTGCGTATGGTTTTAAATACCCTAACAATCTTTTCAGTGTTTTTTTGAAATTTTTCGGCTTTTCAACAGCTCCCCTTATTGGTCCTCCAGGTCCTCCTCTACGCACAGGTTTTCCCATACTCATGCTATCTCCTCCTCTGAAAGTTGAGAAGAAACTATTTCCCTATATACCGGACAATTTCTAATGAGTTCTTTATGTGTTCCAATACCCATTATTTTCCCATTTTCTAAAACTATAATCTTATCTGCATTCATAACTGTGGCTACCCTTAGAGAAACTATTATTTTAGTTGCATTCGATAAGTTTTCACGCAAAGCCTTTCTCAATTTTGCATCAGTTTTGAAATCAAGAGCTGAGAAACTATCATCAAAAATATAAACATCTTTATTCCCCACAATTGCCCTTGCAATTGCAAGTCTTTGTTTTTGCCCACCTGAAAGATTTGTCCCACCTTGCGAAACTTTCGTCTTTATACCATCAGGAAACTTTGAAACAAATTCCCAAGCTTGTGCAATCTTTAAGGCCTCTATAATTTCTTCCTCATTGGCATCTTTTTTACCTATTCTTACATTTTCTTCAATTGTTCCAGAAAAAATAACCGGACGCGAGGGGGTTAATGAAATCCTTTCCCTCAAATCTTTTTGAGAAACTTCATTAATATTAATTCCATTAACTAAAATCTCTCCTTTAGTAACATCATAAAATCTCATGAGTAATTTGACAAGAGTACTCTTTCCAGAACCAGAACTTCCAATAATTCCAACTACTTCTCCTGGATTTATCGTAAAACTTGCATTTGATACTGCAGGTTCTTTTCCTCCTTCATAATAAAATGTAACATCTTTAAATTCTATCTTTTCCACGATATCGATCTTCTTCGGTTGTTCTAGATCTTTTATCCTTATTTTTTCTTCTAAAACACTACTAATTCTTTCGGCCGAAGCAGATGCCCTTGGAAGAAAGATAAAAATAACGGATATCATTATAAATGAAAACATAATTTGCATAATGTATTGCATAACTGCCATCATGTTACCTATTTCCAACGTGCCTTTATCAACCTGTAAAGCACCAACCCAAATCAAAAAGACAATAGTTATATTCATAATCAATAAAATCAAAGGAAAAACTAAGGAAAAAATCCTGTTAACTTTAAGAGCTGTACTCGTTAAATCCTCATTGGCATCTTCAAACCTTTGTTTTTCATACTCTGTTTTTGCAAATGCCCTAATGACCCTAACACCTGTAAGATTTTCTCTTAAAACTCTATTTAACTTATCAAGTTTTTTTTGCATTGATTTAAACAATGGAATTGAATATTTCAAAATAAAATACATAGCAACAAACATAACAGGCAACGAAACAAGCAAAACCATAGAAAGCTTTGCACTTTTTGAAACAGCCATTATTGTTCCACCAATAGCCATAACAGGAGCAAGTGCAACTATACGTAACATTATAAACAAAACACTTTGAATTTGTGTAATATCATTTGTATTTCTATTTATAAGCGTTGAAACACCATACTTATCTACCTCGCTTAAAGAAAAATTCATTACCTTTTTAAAAACCATACTCCTAAGATCTTTTCCAAATCCCATAGAAATTCTTGCGGCAAAAAATGTTGAAATAACAGCAGCAGCAACATTTAACAAAGTAATACCAAGCATTTTCCAACCTACACTCCAGATATAATCGACATTTCCCCTTGCAACACCTTTATTAACTATATCCGCCATCAAATTTGGAAGGTACAAATTTAAAATAGCTTGCAAAGTAACAAAAAACAATGTTAAAATAATCAAAAAGGTATATTTCTTTAGATACTTAAAAATTTTTCCCATCTTTCATCGCCTCCAAATTTTTAACAACTTTTTCCAAAAGTTTTTCCAAATGATTTAATTCCCCTTTCGAAAAATCTTTAAAACACGCACTTTCAAACTTTTTTATACTCATTAGTAACTTTTCGTGTATTTCTTCTGCCTTATCTGTAAGATAAACATGAAAATATCTCCTATCCTTTTCATCTACAACCTTTTTTACAAACCCTGCCTTTTCCATTCTTTTTAACATTATTGCCACTGTAGAAGTATTAACCATTATTCTTTCAGCCAATTTCTTTTGTGTTATTCCAGGAAATTTTTTAACAATAAAAAAAAGTGGAATTTGTCCAGGATGAATTCCATATTTTTCCATATCTGCTCTTAAAATCTGAAACTTTAGCTTTTCAATTTCTGAAAAAAGTAAAAAAGCATTTTCAAAATTTTCACTTTTCAATTTTCTCACCTCCAATACATTTACGTGAAACTATTATACATCAAACTATTTTTTTGTCAAAAAAGTGGGGCCAAAAGGCCCCACGAAACTAAAAAACAACTATCATTTTGACAAAGGTTTTAATGAATCCATGTATATTGAAGAAATTGTTTTTTCATCTGCATTAATTGGTGCCATACTCAACAACAATCCCAAAGAAGGTGTTTCAAGTGCAAGTTTTGTAAGTTTTGGAATGTCATTTTCACTAAATCCCATATCTTCTAATTTTTCTGTAACTCCTAAGTTGAACAGCCACTTTTCAATACCAATTGCTATCTTCTCTGCTTCGCCTGGAACACCTTTTAAATCTGGAACAATTGGGCTGTAAATATCCGCTAAAACCTCTGGTTTTGAGGTGTAAATATGTTTTACAACGGCTGGAAGAAGCATTGCAAGCCCAAGTCCATGAGCAAGATCAGGTTTTACTGCACTCAATGGATGTTCAAGTGCGTGTGTAAAGTGCAACAACCCATTATCAAAAGAAATTCCAGCTATTGTAGAAGCATACAAAAGATAATATCTCGCCGTCAAATCATCTGGATGAGCAACTGCTTGAGGTAAATATCTTGCAATAAGCCTTATTGTTTCTTTTGCAAGAAGTATTGAATAAGGACTTGCTACAAGAGTTGTAGCTGCTTCGGTTACGTGATTAACAGCATCAATAGATGTAAAAACTGTTTGACTCTTTGGTAATGTCTTCATCAACTGAGGATCATCAATTGCATATGTTGGATATATACAATCATATGCAAGTGCAGGTTTATATTCTTTCTCTAGAATAGTTGCAACTGCAAACCTATCTACTTCAGTACCTGTACCATGTGTTGTATTAATTGCAATTATTGGTTTTGCTTTAGTTGGTATAAATTTTCCTTCGTATAATTCTTCTGCTGTTTTGTCTGTATATTCAAGTAAAACAGCTACACTTTTTGCTGCATCAATAGGACTTCCTCCACCTATACCTATAACAGCCTTTGCATCATTTTCAATTGCAATCCTTGTTGCTTCATTAATCTGAGTGGTTGTTGGATTTGGAGATACATCTTCGTATATAACATACTTTATGTTTCTTTTTTCAAGTTCAGGTTTTATAACATCCCATGCACCCGTTACCTTATAAGCTACTTTATCTGTCACAAAAATCACACTGTTAATTCCTTGTTCTTTCAAATTGTCAAATATATCACCAATTTTGTTTATTGCACCTACACCAAAATAACACGTTGTTT
Above is a window of Thermosipho affectus DNA encoding:
- the thiI gene encoding tRNA uracil 4-sulfurtransferase ThiI, whose amino-acid sequence is MEPVVVVRYFEIGLKGKNRGYFEKKLIDNIRKIARPPEISKRYGRIIIRLKNMSFLEIKERLKYVFGIQNFSYAYAVSHDIDEIKEAVKKLLSLNIKGKKTFKVQTKRSFKEFPMTSNELSAYIGAYVLEEFDNLNVDVHNPDITVGIEIKEKEAFIFVGKERLYGGLPVGVSGKAILLLSGGIDSPVAGWYMLKRGLKLETLSFLSPPFTSEKSVKKILDLADVLSKYTPDTLRTHIVPFTEVQQYIKSNVPDRYSLIIQRRSMIRIANKLSKKRKASAIITGENIAQVASQTLSNLRTIEDVSDIPILRPLIGFEKLDIIEKAKEIETYGISILPYIDSCVAFAPKNPATKSSIGELKEIEQKLDKLFELEEKVFNKMESYTLGRES
- a CDS encoding metal-sensing transcriptional repressor, with the translated sequence MKHKDALRTLKNAKGQVEAVIKMVEDNRYCIDISKQILATIALLKKANVQVLNSHLETCVKSAIFSEDVEEVDRKIQELEEVISYLNKIV
- a CDS encoding ABC transporter ATP-binding protein, which codes for MSMGKPVRRGGPGGPIRGAVEKPKNFKKTLKRLLGYLKPYAIPLIIVFALAITGTIFSIIAPKVLGKATTKLFQGFLARKIFPRAKIDLQGILKILIEVGILYGLFALFMYIQQYIMAGVSQKVVKKLRTEVMEKLSKLPLRFYDSRTHGEILSRVTNDVDLISNTLNQSLTQLITSIVTIVGVIIMMLTISPLLTLVTMVTLPISISLIVLIVKKSQKYFKNQQKFLGNVNGHVEEMFGGLIVVKGYNMEEESIKRFEEYNEKLYGSAWKAQFVSGITMPIMRFVGNLGYVIVSIMGGIMVTKRIIQLGDVQAFIQYSQQFNQPISQVANIMNMIQSTLAASERVFEILDEKEEEPDPENAIELKSVEENVKFENVYFSYSKDKKLIEDLNIDVKSGQTIAIVGPTGAGKTTLVNLLMRFYEIQKGRITIDGVDIRKLRKNNLRRFFGMVLQDTWLFNGTIRENIAYGKDNATEEEIINAAKLAHAHHFIMALPGGYDAVINEEASNISQGEKQLITIARAFVVDPDILILDEATSNVDTLTEKYIQSAMKRLMHSRTNFVIAHRLSTIKDADMILVMNEGKIIEKGTHEQLMNKNGFYAELYKSQFLGAYV
- a CDS encoding ABC transporter ATP-binding protein — protein: MGKIFKYLKKYTFLIILTLFFVTLQAILNLYLPNLMADIVNKGVARGNVDYIWSVGWKMLGITLLNVAAAVISTFFAARISMGFGKDLRSMVFKKVMNFSLSEVDKYGVSTLINRNTNDITQIQSVLFIMLRIVALAPVMAIGGTIMAVSKSAKLSMVLLVSLPVMFVAMYFILKYSIPLFKSMQKKLDKLNRVLRENLTGVRVIRAFAKTEYEKQRFEDANEDLTSTALKVNRIFSLVFPLILLIMNITIVFLIWVGALQVDKGTLEIGNMMAVMQYIMQIMFSFIMISVIFIFLPRASASAERISSVLEEKIRIKDLEQPKKIDIVEKIEFKDVTFYYEGGKEPAVSNASFTINPGEVVGIIGSSGSGKSTLVKLLMRFYDVTKGEILVNGININEVSQKDLRERISLTPSRPVIFSGTIEENVRIGKKDANEEEIIEALKIAQAWEFVSKFPDGIKTKVSQGGTNLSGGQKQRLAIARAIVGNKDVYIFDDSFSALDFKTDAKLRKALRENLSNATKIIVSLRVATVMNADKIIVLENGKIMGIGTHKELIRNCPVYREIVSSQLSEEEIA
- a CDS encoding MarR family winged helix-turn-helix transcriptional regulator, with protein sequence MKSENFENAFLLFSEIEKLKFQILRADMEKYGIHPGQIPLFFIVKKFPGITQKKLAERIMVNTSTVAIMLKRMEKAGFVKKVVDEKDRRYFHVYLTDKAEEIHEKLLMSIKKFESACFKDFSKGELNHLEKLLEKVVKNLEAMKDGKNF
- a CDS encoding iron-containing alcohol dehydrogenase — encoded protein: MWESKMDIYNVFELRCKTTCYFGVGAINKIGDIFDNLKEQGINSVIFVTDKVAYKVTGAWDVIKPELEKRNIKYVIYEDVSPNPTTTQINEATRIAIENDAKAVIGIGGGSPIDAAKSVAVLLEYTDKTAEELYEGKFIPTKAKPIIAINTTHGTGTEVDRFAVATILEKEYKPALAYDCIYPTYAIDDPQLMKTLPKSQTVFTSIDAVNHVTEAATTLVASPYSILLAKETIRLIARYLPQAVAHPDDLTARYYLLYASTIAGISFDNGLLHFTHALEHPLSAVKPDLAHGLGLAMLLPAVVKHIYTSKPEVLADIYSPIVPDLKGVPGEAEKIAIGIEKWLFNLGVTEKLEDMGFSENDIPKLTKLALETPSLGLLLSMAPINADEKTISSIYMDSLKPLSK